A genomic region of Chitinimonas arctica contains the following coding sequences:
- a CDS encoding LexA family protein, which yields MSEFERDLDYLGRLQDYYADERCLPSYARLMSLFGFASKSAVSKLLARLQLQGFLSRSSDGDWAPTDRFFERIMASEPVPAGMPVAARDVANDTFAIDQYLVNRPSHTIMIPVKGDSMIDAGIHSGDLAVVERRAIANVGDIVVAIVDDEFTLKTLGKEAGKFVLLPANPAYPVIRPKGALEIFGVMVGLVRKYR from the coding sequence ATGAGCGAATTTGAGCGAGACCTCGACTATCTGGGTCGATTGCAGGATTACTACGCCGATGAGCGCTGCCTGCCGTCCTATGCCCGCCTGATGAGCCTGTTCGGCTTCGCCAGCAAATCGGCTGTTTCCAAACTGCTGGCCCGCTTGCAGCTGCAAGGCTTTCTGTCCCGTAGCAGCGACGGCGACTGGGCACCAACCGATCGTTTCTTCGAACGCATCATGGCCAGCGAGCCGGTACCCGCCGGCATGCCGGTGGCGGCACGGGATGTGGCCAATGACACTTTTGCCATCGACCAGTACCTGGTCAATCGTCCCTCGCACACCATCATGATCCCGGTGAAAGGCGATTCGATGATCGATGCCGGTATACATTCCGGCGATTTGGCCGTGGTCGAGCGGCGCGCCATCGCCAATGTGGGCGATATTGTCGTCGCCATCGTCGATGATGAATTCACCCTCAAGACGCTAGGCAAGGAAGCAGGCAAATTTGTCCTACTCCCTGCCAATCCGGCCTACCCGGTGATACGTCCCAAAGGGGCGCTGGAGATTTTTGGGGTGATGGTGGGCTTGGTACGTAAGTATCGCTAG
- a CDS encoding 2-hydroxyacid dehydrogenase — MQVAVFDSHRYDQAALTRANRRFDHCLQFFEPRLNLSTAPLAHGFEVVCPFVNCRLDAATLGVLNKGGTRMVALRAAGFNGIDLPAARQLGMVVARVPAYSPHAVAEHAFALLLSLVRKTHRAYNRVRDANFSLDGLVGFDLHGKTFGLVGAGRIGRVAAKIAVGFGCRVLICDPQLSAEDARILCSEKVDFSNLLSRADIISLHLPLTSDTQHLFDSQAFSQCKSNALLVNTSRGGLIHTSALIDALKSKRLGGVALDVYELEEGVFFENLSESGIADDHLARLMTFPNVLITSHQGFLTEEALDNIAETTLENIRAFAAGDAVVNAIA, encoded by the coding sequence ATGCAAGTCGCCGTCTTCGATAGTCACCGCTATGACCAAGCCGCGCTGACGCGGGCCAATCGACGCTTCGATCATTGCTTGCAATTCTTCGAGCCCCGCTTGAATCTCAGTACGGCGCCTTTGGCACATGGATTCGAAGTGGTTTGCCCATTCGTCAACTGTCGGCTGGATGCGGCGACGCTCGGCGTGTTGAACAAGGGTGGCACGCGCATGGTGGCATTGCGTGCGGCCGGTTTCAACGGTATCGATCTCCCCGCCGCCCGCCAACTTGGCATGGTGGTGGCTAGGGTACCAGCCTATTCGCCGCACGCGGTGGCGGAGCATGCCTTCGCATTGCTGCTCAGTTTGGTACGCAAGACCCACCGAGCCTATAACCGTGTCCGCGATGCAAATTTCTCGCTGGATGGTCTAGTGGGATTCGATCTGCATGGCAAGACATTTGGCCTTGTCGGTGCGGGGCGAATAGGCAGGGTTGCGGCGAAGATCGCTGTGGGATTCGGTTGCCGCGTGCTGATCTGTGATCCACAACTATCGGCGGAAGACGCGCGAATTTTGTGCAGCGAAAAAGTTGATTTTTCCAACCTATTGAGCAGGGCCGACATCATTTCATTGCATTTGCCATTAACATCAGACACCCAGCATCTATTTGATAGCCAAGCATTTTCCCAATGCAAATCGAACGCGTTGCTGGTTAATACCAGCCGAGGGGGATTGATACATACCAGCGCATTGATTGATGCACTTAAGTCCAAGCGCTTGGGTGGTGTCGCACTCGACGTCTACGAATTGGAAGAAGGCGTGTTTTTCGAGAATCTCTCCGAATCCGGCATAGCCGATGACCACTTGGCCCGGCTGATGACATTCCCGAATGTGCTGATCACTTCACACCAAGGTTTTTTGACCGAGGAAGCCTTGGACAATATTGCAGAAACCACGCTGGAGAATATCCGTGCCTTTGCGGCAGGGGATGCAGTGGTCAATGCCATTGCCTGA